One Nymphaea colorata isolate Beijing-Zhang1983 chromosome 12, ASM883128v2, whole genome shotgun sequence genomic window, TAGTTTTTTCATACTTAAAGCTATAAACGTATGGTGTTATGTAGGCATTCATGCATCTGCACATGTACAAAAAATTTGGTTGGGCATTTTCTTCAACAATCAGAAAGATGGatacgtatatacatacatatctaaatatgctttcttcatgtgtatgtgtgtttatGCATATGATTTGTGCATGTCCATCATGAACATCCAGAATTATTTATTCCTTTAACAATTTGGAATAATATTATTAGTATTGCTATTTGCTATTTTACACCCTTAGTACCACAAGCTTCAATTTCCTTTAGttctaagtattttttttcaatgtctCCAAGGTTTATCCTGGAAAATGGAATGGTGGCATAGAAGCTGAAACGATGGCTGCAAACGAGCTTAGAGCTCATGCTTCCCTCCAAGTAAGGATCTCTGGTATTTTTGAGTGCCTCCTAAAAACCTTTTTATCTGAGTAGTCCTctagaaaaaagtgaaatttgATGTGTTTCATGTAGGATGTTGCGGAAGATGTCTGTCAAAATCTTCAGATACTGTTAGGTGGTTTTGAAACAAGCACAGGTGAACAGGTGTTGCTCAATGCTCATGAATGCAGAATTCTTTTATTAAATTATTCACTTGTGACTTgtaatttattttatgatacTGGGCTAAAAATTCACCTCTTCGCTCTCCAGTGGCTTGCATTCCAGAATGATGGAACATATAGCGCAGCAGACTATGCCAAGGTTATGAGCGAATCAGTATCAAATTCTCAAGCCCAAAGAGAGTGGAAATTATGGAATCCTTTTGAATGGAAAGAGTCCATCAAACGCAGGCAAATTTTTGTGATTAAGATACTTCGGGGTGCTATACATGGACTTGCCTTCATGCATGACCATGATAGGCTACATCAAAGTCTTGGACCAGCTTCTGTAGTTCTCAAGtattgcaaattttttttcagcattatggttattttctttaaaatatgtCTTACAATTATGATGTTGTCTTTATCTTGCAGCACAATTAGAGAGAAGGATGTTGCCTATTTGGTGCCACAAGTTCGTGATTTAGCATTTTCTGTTGATATAAGGTAACGTTCTGCTTAATTTCTAAGACACTGAAAAGCTGGTTGTCTCGTAGGCTGCAAGATGGTGGTTTTACATGTAGTGTCTTGGCTCTTACGAGTGAAAAAATGCTTAGGTGTTTCTCTTGAAAAATGCTATTCGAACCTTCAGGTGCTCATCTCTAGAGTCAGGCCCAAGCCTTCTCTCAGATGCATTATGGCACAGGGCAGCTAGGGCAGGTGCTTTTAACTCCTTGGAGAAGCGAACCTTTGGTATAGCAGATGACATGTAAGGAACTTTAggtcttcttccctcttttgctTTTCAACAGCTCCTTACTTTTTGCTTGACAGATGAAATTTAAGATTTGACTTTCATCTTTCTCCTTGTTGAGAGCAGCTTTGAAGCTGGACTTCTCCTGGCATACTTGGCCTTTGTCCCATTCTGCGAAGCAGGCATAATGGATGGGCCCTCACTACAGGTAATTGACTgctcctgctcctgctcctGTCATTGTCTTTCCTTTGTCCCTGGATTTATTAAGCTAGAATCCCCATTCAGTTGCAATGTTTTTTTTGCCTTAAATGATTATGGTTATCATATTATGCTTGCAGAAGCTGTTGGAGAGCACTTTCCAACTGAACATGGAAGCAGtaagagagtatgtctcccttCTTGCTTTTTTGCCATGAATGATGTGGCTTTCCTTAGCTCTTGCCTagtaatattttatttgaaagtaTGCATCCGTTTTTGGGCCCGAAAGTAGAATTATCATGACATATCCGTGGCGTTTTTGGCAGAATAATCATAGTGTGAGTAATTGGTGTGTTTATTTTAAGCCATGTTTCCAGCTCCAAGTCTGGAAACTGGTTGGCTGGGTCTTGAAGGCAGGTAACACATGAAATATCTTGCTTAGTATACTACTAAGAATGGGGCATAAGAGTAAAATATCCCCACTGAACTCCGTAACTTgtgtgaaaattttcatgtggaGGATGAATAGATTCTCATATGGTTCTTTGCTACACCTTATAGTTGGGAAAAGTGCGTAGGCTTAGGCACTGGGAAGTGACCTAAAGGCCTGGGCTAAGGCACCTTGGTTgtccaaaccaaaaaaatatttttctcttgtctCTTAACCCTAAAAGAATaattctttgtttgttttgtctTCTAGTTTTTGATTTAGGTGGAGTTTTCTTGAACCCACTTTgatcctttttcctctttttatcTTTCCCTCAAtcttttttcccattttgtcgAGCAGGACCTCCTAGTTCCTGCCTGGAGGACCTCCCACTTTGATCATTGTGGGGTTCACCATCTATTCCTGCCTAGTGCTCTCAACTAAATAGCTGCTACATAATTTCCTTGCGGAGATCGGGCTCTGTGCCCCATAGATTGTATGGTGGTAGGAATATGTCCGGTACCATAAATTtaccaagaaggaaaaaaggattGGGTGTACAGAACCACATGtagatataaatattttttgcagTTCCTTAAAAGGtttgtttaatttattgcaGATATTGTCAAGCGGATGAATGCCTCTCTGAGGCTGTCAACTTTTTAGACCTTGGTGGTTGTGCTGGTTGGGAGCTTCTGCAGGTTGGATTCTGGCCTGCATTTGGAAAGTTTTCTGTTCTCACTACCATCATTTAATACGCTTATCTATTTTTGAACTTCAACTACTGGTCATCGAGCTTAAAGAAGAAGATTTCTTTCCATTATGAGTTGCATTTGAACTCACTACAACTTTG contains:
- the LOC116266374 gene encoding uncharacterized protein LOC116266374 isoform X2, with translation MFKVYPGKWNGGIEAETMAANELRAHASLQDVAEDVCQNLQILLGGFETSTGEQWLAFQNDGTYSAADYAKVMSESVSNSQAQREWKLWNPFEWKESIKRRQIFVIKILRGAIHGLAFMHDHDRLHQSLGPASVVLNTIREKDVAYLVPQVRDLAFSVDIRCSSLESGPSLLSDALWHRAARAGAFNSLEKRTFGIADDIFEAGLLLAYLAFVPFCEAGIMDGPSLQKLLESTFQLNMEAVREYCQADECLSEAVNFLDLGGCAGWELLQAMLNPDYRKRPMATTVLKHRFMTGDVL
- the LOC116266374 gene encoding uncharacterized protein LOC116266374 isoform X1 gives rise to the protein MAVNSNGVLGSPSPEWLRSLRKTKYSSLPSSVMLLVNPSERRSFLWKSDFAHKGRKHWGVFAGLMTNPNDFEVGRFIGDYGFMNITSYSSFQSGSFLDGGRLEDVDSRKYQSDIESLQVQDVREGPVKIRLYDGRVTQGPKKGTRVMFKVYPGKWNGGIEAETMAANELRAHASLQDVAEDVCQNLQILLGGFETSTGEQWLAFQNDGTYSAADYAKVMSESVSNSQAQREWKLWNPFEWKESIKRRQIFVIKILRGAIHGLAFMHDHDRLHQSLGPASVVLNTIREKDVAYLVPQVRDLAFSVDIRCSSLESGPSLLSDALWHRAARAGAFNSLEKRTFGIADDIFEAGLLLAYLAFVPFCEAGIMDGPSLQKLLESTFQLNMEAVREYCQADECLSEAVNFLDLGGCAGWELLQAMLNPDYRKRPMATTVLKHRFMTGDVL